The DNA sequence GGAGGACGATCCACGGCGGCTGGTGGACCGCGTCTACAAGGATCTGCTGGCGCACGCGGGCGGTGCGCTGGACGACGACGTCGCCCTGATCGCCGTCGCACGCGCGGGTTGAGCGGGCGCCGGCGGGGCGGCGGCCGGGCGGCGGTCACGGTCCGGGAGTGGCCCGGGGGCGGCCGGGCGGCGGCCGTACCGGGCGATCGGGCGGCGGCCGGCCGGCAAGGCAGCGGCCGCATGATCGGGCAGCGGACGAACGGCGACCGCCGCCACACCATCGGCCCGGCCCGGGGGCGGGGCCCCCGCGGCGGCGCCCTCGCGAGGCCGCGCGCTCCGCTCGTCCTTTAGGGGTCGGCGCCGGGGAGCCGGGAGCCTGGCGGGGGGACGGCTGCCACTCGGAGGGACAGCCACAGCCTGGAGGGGCAGCCACAGCCCGGAAGGAGCGACCGGAGCCTGAAAGGCGCGGCCGAAGGCCCGGGGGCGGCCTGGCACAGGGGAAGGCAGCCCGCCCAGGCCGGCCCCAGCCCAGGAGGGCACCCCGGCCCGGAAGGTAGCCCGGCCCACAATGCGCTCCCCCGCCCCGGAGGAGGCAGCCGCGTCCGGGGCGGGGGCCCCCGCCGTCACCCGTTCGCCACATCCGTTCGCCCCCGGCGGCCGGAGCCCGCACCCTGGAGCGGTGCGGGGTGGCGTCGTGCCGCCCGGCTCTTCGGGGGCACTACCGTTCGGCACCGGGGAGTCGTCATGCGCATAGCCGTCGTGGGCCAGGGGTACGTCGGGGTGACCGGGGCGGTGGCCCTCGCCCAGGCCGGGCATCTCGTCACCGGCATCGAGCAGGACCGGGACCGGCTGGAGGCCCTGACGCTGGGCCGGGCGCCGGTCGTCGAACCGGGGCTCCAGGACCAGCTGTCCCTCGCCCTCGCCTCCGGCCGGCTCTCCTTCGCCGGCGCGCTCGCGCCGGCCCACGCCGAGCGGCCCTTCGACGCCGTGCTGATCACGGTGGGCACACCGCCCGCGCCGGACGGGACGGCGGACCTCCGGCAGGTGACCGCCGCCGTCGCCGAGGCGGCCGCGCTGTCCCCGGCGGCCTGTGTGGTGCTGAAGTCGACGGTGCCGCCGGGCACGAGCGACCGGCTGCTCGCGGCCCGGCCGGACCTCCGCGACCGGTTCGCCAGCAATCCCGAGTTCCTCAACCAGGGCAGCGCCATGGAGGACTGGACGGCCCCCTCCCGGCTCGTCGTCGGCATCTGGTCGCGCCGCGTGCTCCCGCTGCTCCGCAGCCTCTACGACGGGGTGATCTGCCCCTGGGTGGTGACCACCCCGGCCAGCGCGGAGATGGCCAAGTACGCGAGCAACACCTTCCTCGCCGCGAAGATCAGCTTCGCCAACGAGATCGCCCGGCTGTGCTCCGCGCCGGGCTTCGACGTGGACGACGTGATGCAGGCGGTCGGCTACGACCCGCGCGTCGGGCACGCGTTCCTCCAGCCGGGGCTGGGCTTCGGCGACTCCTGCCTGCCCAAGGACACGCTGGCGCTGGCCCGTTGGGCCGCCGGGCTGGGTGTGCGCACCCCGCTGCTGGACGCGGTCATCGAGGTGAACGCCACCCAGCCCGGCGTCGTCCGCGAGATCCTCCGGCGGGAGCTGGGCCAGGACCTCCGCCGGTCGGTGATCGCCGTGCTCGGCGCCCGTTACGAGCCGTGGAGCGACGACATGCGGGCGGCACCCAGCCTGTCGCTGGTCCCCGCGCTGATCCGGGAGACCGCGCGGGTGCGGGTCTGGGACCCGGCGCTCGGCCAGGACGGGCTGGCGGCCCTCTTCCCCGGCGCCGAACCCGTCGCGGACCTGCGGACGGCGGTCCGCGACGCGCACGCCGCCGTCATCCTGACCGAGTGGCCGGAGGTCGTCGAGGCCGACTGGACGGACCTCGGGGCACGGCTGGCCCGCCCGCGGGTCGTCGTGGACGGCAAGAACTGCCTGCGGCCCTGGCAGCTGGCCCGGCTGCCGCTGCGCTACCGGGGCATCGGCAACCGGCCGGCGGCCGGCGTCCCGGACCCGGCGGGGTCCGCCGGGATCACGGGGGTCTGAGCCGGGTCCGAGCCGGGTCCGAGCGAAAGCTGAACGGGGCCTGGCCAAAGGGCTGAGCGAGGTCTAAGCGGGGGCTGAGCGGGGAGGGGTGGCCGAGTTCCGCGCCGCGTCCCCGCCGCCCGTCAGGCGCCGTCCACCCGCGCGTCACCCGGCTGCGGGTCGCTGCCGAACACCCAGGGCGCCAGGACGACCAGCCAGCCGTCCGGATCCTCGAACAGCACGGCGCCGTGCCGGGCCCAGTACGGGTTGGCGGGGGCCACCGGCCGGCGGCCGCGCTCCTCCAGCCGGCGCACGGCCGCGTCCCGGGCCTCGGGCCCGCGCAGGTACAGCACCAACTGGTTCTCCGGGTGCGGCGCGGGGACGCGGGGCGGTGTGCCGTGCTGGGTGATCTCCATGTGCACGGGGGTGCCGGGCAGTCCGAGGACGACGCCGTCGTAGCCGTCGTGGTCGCGCCACCGGGCGAGGACCGGGAGGCCGAGGTCGTCCGCGTAGAAGGTCAGTACGTCGTCGTAGTGGGCCGTGGGCCGGGCGAACCGCACGGCGCCCACGGCCAGATGCTCGGGCCAGGTGTGTGTCATGGCCACACTGTTGCACAGGGGCCACTCCCGCCTCTTCCGTCCCAGGACCACCCGTCCCTACGGCGCACGGCCGAGGGCGGGCGGCCTACGACCGGCTTCCCGGCGGGGCAACGAGCCACCCGCCCAGGGGGTTTGGCCATGGCTTCACGCGGTACGCGCACTGACGAGGTCCTTGCAGACGACCCAGAGGCCCCAGATGACAGCCAAGTCCGAATCCGACGGCAAAGGCGTCGAAGACGCCAAAGAAAACAAAGACGTCAAAGACGCCAAAGACGTCAACCAAGACGACAAGCAAGACCACAAAAAAGACGGCGAATCCGTCACCATCCCGGTGCCCCGCATCCTGCGGGCGGCCCGCGACCAGCTCGCCGAACTGGCCGGGCTGCGGCCCGAAGGAGTGTCCGGTTTCGAACGGACCCCCGACGGCTGGACGGTGGAGATCGAGGTGGAGGAGATCCCCCGCGTCCCCGAGACGATGAGCGTGATGGGGCTCTACCTGGTGACCCTCGACCCCGAGGGCAACCTCACCGGCTACCGCCGCGCGCGTCGCTACGAGCGCGGCAGGACCGACTCCTGACGGACACCGTCCGCGAGGGAAACCGTCCACAACGGGCAGCGTCCGCGCGGGGAATCGGCCCACGGCGGACACCGTCCGCGACGGACACCGCCGTACCGACTCCCGACGGACGCCGTCCGCCGGCGCGCGGGACCGCCCGCTGCCGCCGGCCCGTCGGCCACGAGAGGAAGTTCCCGACATGAGTGTTGTCCCGGCGCAGCAGTCCGGGGGTGCCGGTGGCACCAGCGGTCTGTACGACGTCCTGGAGCTCGTACTCGACCGCGGCCTGGTCATCGACGCGTTCGTCCGCGTCTCCCTGGTCGGCATCGAGATCCTGAAGATCGACGTACGTGTCGTCGTCGCCAGCGTGGACACGTACCTGCGGTTCGCCGAGGCCTGTAACCGCCTCGACCTGGAGGCCGGCCCGCACCGGAGCGCCGGGCTGCCGGACCTGGTGGGCGAGGTCACCGAGAGCGGCGCCCGCGGCAAGAGCAAGGGCGCGCTGTCCGGCGCCGCCCAGTCCATCACCGACGCCTTCCAGCAGGCCCGCGGGGGCGGCGAGTCGAGCGGGACCCGCCGGAGCTCCTCGCGGAGCAAGAAGGAGGAGAGCGAGTGAGCACCTACGTCTACGGCATCACCGCCGGCGAGCGCGCGCAGCTGCCCGAAGGGCTCACCGGCATCGGCGAACCACCGCGCCCGGTACGCCTGGTGACGGAGGCCGGGCTGGCCGCGGTCGTCAGTGACTGCCCCGAGGAGCTGCGGCCCAAGCGGCGCGACCTGCTGGCCCACCAGCAGGTGCTGTCCGAGGCCGGCCGCAAGTCCTCGGTCCTGCCCATGCGGTTCGGCAGCGTCTGCGAGAGCGACGACGACGTGCTCCGGGTGCTGACGGAGCACGCCGAGCACTACCGGTCGAAGCTGGAGCAGCTGACCGGCCGCGTCGAGTACAACATCAAGGCCGTGCACCACGAGGACGTGGTGCTCCACCTCGTCCTCGCCGAGAACGCCGAGCTGCGGGCCCTCGCCGAAGCCAACCGGAAGGCCGGCGGCGGCACGTACGAGGACCGGCTGCGGTTCGGGGAGAAGGTGGCGGAGGCGGTCCGCTCCCGGGAGGCGTGGGACGCCGACCTGGTGCGCGACACGCTGGAGCCGCTGGCGGAGGGGTGCCGGCCGGGGCCGGAGAGCGGCGGCTGGTTCCTCAACCTGTCCCTCCTGGTGCCGGAGTCGGCCGCCGAGCGGCTGCTGACCACCGCCGACCGGCTGCGCCGGGCCCACCCACAGCTGGACCTGAAGGTGAACGGTCCGCTGCCGCCGTACAGCTTCGTCGACTCGTGATGTTCGTCGGCTGGGTCCTCCGCCGCGTCCTCGCCGAGGCCGAGCGGCTGTACTACGACCCGGCCGTCATCCAGGGAGAACTCCGATCGCTGGAACAGGAGCTGGAGGCCGGACGGCTGGACGAGGCGGAGTTCGACCGGCTGGAGGACGCCCTGCTGGACCGCCTTGAGGAGGCCCGGCGGCGCTCACCGGCGGC is a window from the Streptomyces mobaraensis genome containing:
- the gvpO gene encoding gas vesicle protein GvpO yields the protein MTAKSESDGKGVEDAKENKDVKDAKDVNQDDKQDHKKDGESVTIPVPRILRAARDQLAELAGLRPEGVSGFERTPDGWTVEIEVEEIPRVPETMSVMGLYLVTLDPEGNLTGYRRARRYERGRTDS
- a CDS encoding UDP-glucose dehydrogenase family protein, with product MRIAVVGQGYVGVTGAVALAQAGHLVTGIEQDRDRLEALTLGRAPVVEPGLQDQLSLALASGRLSFAGALAPAHAERPFDAVLITVGTPPAPDGTADLRQVTAAVAEAAALSPAACVVLKSTVPPGTSDRLLAARPDLRDRFASNPEFLNQGSAMEDWTAPSRLVVGIWSRRVLPLLRSLYDGVICPWVVTTPASAEMAKYASNTFLAAKISFANEIARLCSAPGFDVDDVMQAVGYDPRVGHAFLQPGLGFGDSCLPKDTLALARWAAGLGVRTPLLDAVIEVNATQPGVVREILRRELGQDLRRSVIAVLGARYEPWSDDMRAAPSLSLVPALIRETARVRVWDPALGQDGLAALFPGAEPVADLRTAVRDAHAAVILTEWPEVVEADWTDLGARLARPRVVVDGKNCLRPWQLARLPLRYRGIGNRPAAGVPDPAGSAGITGV
- a CDS encoding VOC family protein encodes the protein MTHTWPEHLAVGAVRFARPTAHYDDVLTFYADDLGLPVLARWRDHDGYDGVVLGLPGTPVHMEITQHGTPPRVPAPHPENQLVLYLRGPEARDAAVRRLEERGRRPVAPANPYWARHGAVLFEDPDGWLVVLAPWVFGSDPQPGDARVDGA
- a CDS encoding gas vesicle structural protein GvpA; the encoded protein is MSVVPAQQSGGAGGTSGLYDVLELVLDRGLVIDAFVRVSLVGIEILKIDVRVVVASVDTYLRFAEACNRLDLEAGPHRSAGLPDLVGEVTESGARGKSKGALSGAAQSITDAFQQARGGGESSGTRRSSSRSKKEESE
- a CDS encoding GvpL/GvpF family gas vesicle protein gives rise to the protein MSTYVYGITAGERAQLPEGLTGIGEPPRPVRLVTEAGLAAVVSDCPEELRPKRRDLLAHQQVLSEAGRKSSVLPMRFGSVCESDDDVLRVLTEHAEHYRSKLEQLTGRVEYNIKAVHHEDVVLHLVLAENAELRALAEANRKAGGGTYEDRLRFGEKVAEAVRSREAWDADLVRDTLEPLAEGCRPGPESGGWFLNLSLLVPESAAERLLTTADRLRRAHPQLDLKVNGPLPPYSFVDS
- a CDS encoding gas vesicle protein GvpG, with translation MFVGWVLRRVLAEAERLYYDPAVIQGELRSLEQELEAGRLDEAEFDRLEDALLDRLEEARRRSPAAPG